In Eretmochelys imbricata isolate rEreImb1 chromosome 14, rEreImb1.hap1, whole genome shotgun sequence, a genomic segment contains:
- the LOC144274172 gene encoding killer cell lectin-like receptor subfamily B member 1B allele C, whose translation MAGEIVYADLNLPSGFPGSRTPPSAQPLSPPSPRWHRTALWVGWIGNVVLVMAVIALGIRVSHLMPEKGRTPAAPGSDGAGSRDTATPPGSEGAGRRDTATPPGSADPSTAECSARLERFRSQLCPPAQPGPAGGSGCKLCPMDWQLHGDKCYWVGSGSKTWSESRSDCSARGSQLLVIQDKEELVSLQALTRGTYQFWVGLSRPSPEKAWTWLDGSPPDQTLLPVSGPAEGNSCGSVKGNRIGSDTCGSALHWICQRDAVPL comes from the exons ATGGCTGGGGAGATAGTCTATGCTGATCTGAACCTCCCCTCTGGCTTTCCTGGCTCCAGGACGCCCCCTTCAGCTCAGCCCCTCA GTCCCCCGAGTCCCCGGTGGCATCGGACAGCGCTGTGGGTCGGATGGATTGGGAACGTTGTCTTGGTGATGGCTGTGATAGCGCTGGGGATTCGGG TTTCCCACTTGATGCCCGAGAAGGGACGGACCCCGGCAGCCCctgggagcgacggagccgggaGCAGAGATACAGCGACACCCCCTGGGAGCGAGGGAGCCGGGCGCAGAGATACAGCGACACCCCCTGGGAGCGCAGACCCCAGCACGGCAGAATGCAGCGCCCGCCTGGAGCGTTTCCGATCCCAGCTGtgccccccggcccagcccggcccagcaG GGGGCTCCGGGTGCAAACTCTGCCCCATGGACTGGCAGCTGCATGGGGACAAGTGCTACTGGGTCGGCAGTGGAAGTAAAACGTGGAGTGAGAGCCGCTCCGACTGCTCAGcgaggggctcccagctgctggtgaTCCAGGACAAGGAGGAGCTG GTGTCCCTCCAGGCCCTGACACGAGGCACGTATCAGTTCTGGGTCGGACTGTCCCGCCCCTCCCCGGAGAAGGCCTGGACCTGGCTGGACGGCTCCCCGCCGGATCAGACCCT GCTCCCGGTGTCAGGCCCGGCTGAGGGGAACAGCTGTGGGTCGGTGAAAGGGAATCGGATTGGTTCTGACACCTGCGGCTCTGCATTGCACTGGATTTGCCAGCGAGACGCCGTCCCGCTCTGA